A genomic segment from Lignipirellula cremea encodes:
- a CDS encoding 3-keto-disaccharide hydrolase, producing the protein MLRTLACWLLLFLPGAAIAEDGFVSLFNGRDLTGWQNVNCAPGTWSVRDEMIVCTGKPTGVLRTDKQYENFVLEMEWKHLHKGGNAGLFVWSDPLTSVGVPFTRSIEVQILDGPNGDWYTTHGDVFAIHGAVMTPDRPHPKGIMRCLPSEERSKPAGEWNHYRVECNNGVVQLAVNGKVVSGGSACSPRKGYICLESEGSEVHFRNIKIKELPSTGAKFEETAPLAEGFRPMYTGVDFTGWLLPEGSKGHWTSKDWVIDYDGQSEAEGEEKHLWTEKEYRDFEMIGDWRWSGKPVKTPRAVILPNGDYVLDADGKQKTVEVMDAGDSGVYLRGNNRSQVNLWCWPIGSGEVYGYRNNPAMPAEVRAALTPKMVADKPLGQWNRFRILLRGDRLTVDINGQRVIENAQLPGVPESGRIALQHHGDKVQFANLYIKELE; encoded by the coding sequence ATGCTTCGTACGCTTGCCTGCTGGCTACTGCTTTTCCTTCCTGGCGCCGCGATCGCGGAGGATGGTTTTGTCTCCCTGTTTAATGGCCGCGATCTGACCGGCTGGCAGAACGTCAACTGCGCCCCGGGCACCTGGAGCGTGCGTGACGAGATGATCGTTTGCACCGGCAAGCCGACCGGCGTGCTGCGCACCGACAAACAGTACGAGAACTTCGTCCTGGAAATGGAATGGAAGCACTTGCACAAAGGCGGAAACGCCGGGCTGTTTGTCTGGAGCGACCCGCTGACCTCGGTCGGCGTGCCGTTTACCCGTTCCATCGAAGTGCAGATCCTCGACGGCCCCAATGGCGACTGGTATACGACCCACGGCGACGTGTTCGCCATCCACGGCGCCGTGATGACGCCTGACCGGCCGCACCCCAAAGGCATCATGCGCTGCCTGCCCAGCGAAGAACGGAGCAAGCCGGCCGGCGAATGGAACCACTACCGGGTCGAATGCAACAACGGCGTGGTGCAACTGGCCGTCAACGGCAAGGTCGTGTCGGGCGGCTCCGCCTGCAGCCCGCGGAAGGGTTATATCTGTCTGGAATCAGAAGGTTCCGAGGTGCATTTCCGCAATATCAAAATCAAAGAGCTGCCCTCCACCGGCGCCAAATTTGAAGAAACGGCCCCGCTGGCCGAAGGCTTTCGCCCGATGTACACCGGCGTCGACTTTACCGGCTGGCTGTTGCCGGAAGGCAGCAAAGGCCACTGGACCAGCAAGGACTGGGTCATCGACTACGACGGCCAGAGCGAAGCCGAAGGAGAAGAGAAGCACCTGTGGACGGAAAAAGAGTATCGCGACTTTGAAATGATCGGCGACTGGCGCTGGTCCGGCAAGCCCGTCAAAACGCCCCGCGCCGTGATCCTGCCCAACGGCGACTACGTGCTGGACGCCGACGGCAAACAGAAGACGGTCGAAGTCATGGATGCCGGCGACAGCGGCGTCTACCTGCGCGGCAACAACCGCAGCCAGGTCAACCTGTGGTGCTGGCCGATCGGATCGGGCGAGGTCTACGGCTATCGCAACAACCCGGCCATGCCGGCCGAAGTCCGCGCCGCCCTGACGCCGAAAATGGTCGCCGACAAACCGCTCGGCCAGTGGAATCGCTTCCGCATTCTGCTACGCGGCGATCGACTCACCGTCGACATCAACGGCCAGCGCGTGATCGAAAACGCCCAGCTCCCCGGCGTCCCCGAATCCGGCCGCATCGCCCTGCAGCACCACGGCGACAAGGTCCAGTTCGCCAACCTCTATATTAAAGAGCTGGAGTAA
- a CDS encoding pyridoxal-phosphate-dependent aminotransferase family protein translates to MSDIAPVLNPPVRILMGPGPSDTHPRVLQALGAPTVGHLDPYYLQLMDGLQAMLRRLFGTENRMTFAVSGTGSAGMEATIVNLIEPGDVAAICVNGVFGGRMADVAGRAGANVLKVEKPWGEVFTVEDLQEVLAAKPKLVGIVMAETSTGAWQPIEEIAAAVHAAGALLVVDAVTSLGGVPVEVDAWGIDAIYSGTQKCLGCPPGLAPVSFGPRAMEVIQNRKTKVQSWYLDVSMLANYWGDKRAYHHTAPINMSYALYEALRIVLEEGLDACYARHMRNHLALKAGLAALGIGYAAQEGRQLPMLNAVHIPQGVDDATVRKALLSRFGIEIGGGLGAFQGKVWRIGLMGYSSRTANVLLFLAALEQILAEQNYVFKAGSGVAAANAFYNG, encoded by the coding sequence GTGTCTGATATTGCTCCCGTTTTGAATCCGCCGGTTCGCATTCTTATGGGGCCCGGCCCCAGCGATACCCACCCGCGCGTGCTGCAGGCGCTGGGCGCGCCGACGGTCGGGCATCTGGATCCTTATTATCTTCAGTTGATGGACGGTCTGCAGGCGATGCTGCGGCGGCTGTTCGGCACCGAGAACCGCATGACGTTCGCCGTCAGCGGCACCGGTTCCGCCGGTATGGAAGCGACGATCGTCAACCTGATTGAACCGGGCGACGTGGCCGCGATCTGCGTCAACGGCGTGTTCGGCGGACGCATGGCCGATGTGGCCGGCCGGGCGGGAGCGAATGTGCTGAAGGTCGAAAAGCCCTGGGGCGAAGTCTTCACGGTGGAAGACCTGCAGGAAGTGCTGGCCGCCAAACCGAAGCTTGTTGGCATTGTGATGGCGGAGACCTCGACCGGAGCCTGGCAGCCGATCGAAGAGATCGCCGCCGCCGTGCATGCGGCCGGAGCCTTGCTGGTGGTCGATGCGGTGACCTCCCTGGGCGGCGTGCCGGTTGAAGTCGACGCCTGGGGGATCGATGCGATCTATTCAGGCACGCAGAAATGCCTGGGCTGCCCGCCCGGTCTGGCGCCCGTTTCGTTTGGACCGAGGGCGATGGAGGTGATCCAGAACCGAAAGACCAAGGTGCAAAGCTGGTATCTCGATGTTTCGATGCTGGCCAACTACTGGGGCGACAAACGCGCGTACCACCACACGGCCCCGATCAACATGTCGTACGCCTTGTACGAGGCGCTGCGGATTGTGCTGGAAGAAGGCCTCGACGCCTGTTACGCCCGGCACATGCGGAACCACCTCGCCCTGAAAGCGGGCCTGGCCGCGCTGGGCATCGGTTACGCGGCCCAGGAAGGACGCCAGTTGCCGATGCTCAACGCCGTCCACATTCCCCAGGGGGTCGACGATGCGACGGTGCGCAAAGCTTTGCTGTCCCGCTTCGGCATTGAGATCGGCGGCGGACTCGGCGCTTTCCAGGGGAAGGTCTGGCGGATTGGCCTGATGGGCTACTCTTCCCGAACGGCGAATGTGCTGCTCTTCCTGGCCGCCCTGGAGCAGATCCTGGCGGAGCAGAACTACGTGTTCAAAGCCGGTTCCGGCGTCGCCGCCGCCAACGCGTTTTACAACGGGTAG